A stretch of Crossiella cryophila DNA encodes these proteins:
- a CDS encoding heavy-metal-associated domain-containing protein — protein MSVSATYTVTGMTCQHCVSSVTEELSEVAGVTGVAVDLPTGAVTVTSERELTAAEVKAAVTEAGYQLTS, from the coding sequence ATGTCCGTCAGCGCCACCTACACCGTCACCGGCATGACCTGCCAGCACTGCGTCAGCTCGGTCACCGAGGAGCTGTCCGAGGTCGCCGGGGTCACCGGCGTCGCGGTGGACCTGCCCACCGGCGCGGTGACCGTGACCAGCGAGCGCGAGCTGACCGCGGCCGAGGTCAAGGCCGCGGTGACCGAGGCCGGTTACCAGCTCACCAGCTGA